The sequence below is a genomic window from Microcoleus sp. bin38.metabat.b11b12b14.051.
TAGCAATTCAATCTTGCGCTTCTTTGCTGCCAAAGCCATGCGGCTATCAGGTGGGCTGCCAATGTGATAGCCACCAGTTCCCGCTGAATCGCAGGTGATGCGATCGCCCAAACCAGCTTTTTTGATTAAGTGATTCATAATATTTTCTGCTGAGGGCGATCGGCAGATATTTCCGAGGCAGACAAACAATAATTTAGTCATTAGTTATTTGTTATTTGTTATTTGTTATTTGTTATTTGTTATTTGTTATTTGTTATTTGTTAACAGTCAACAGTCAACAGTCAACAGTTAACTGTTGACTGTCAACTAACAACAGTCAACAGTCAACAGATTAACCGAAACCGGGGAGATTGAGTCCACCGGTGAGTTCTTCCATTTTCTCCCGCATCGTTGCCGTAGACTTAGTGTAAGCATCCAGCATCGCCACAGTGACGAGTTCAGAAACCACATCAGCACCTTCACCGATCGCATCGGGGGAAATTTCCACGCGGCGGGGTTCTTGGTTCCCGCTGAGAAAAACCTTAACCAAGCCGCCGCCGGCTGTTCCCTCAATTTCCATTACATCCAACTCTTCTTGAAGCTTTTTAGCTCCTTCTTGAACCTGCTGAGCTTTTTTGAAAGCTTCAGTCAGTTCTTTCATTTTACCCAGGCCGAAGCCAAATCCTTGTCCTGATTTTGTCATAAAAAGAAATACGGTAAGTGGGAAACTCGGCGACTTTAGTCCCGAGAGGGAAACGACCCGGGGGACTTTAGTCCCCGTGAACCCCCTTGCGGGGTTGGAGGGGTATGGTTGCCCCTCCAATGGAGATCTTGTGGTCTCCTTTCTCCCTTGCGGGGTAATGTTGGCCTCGACCTGGTTATAAAGGCTTGTTAGACCTGCAACACTGTTTCAGTGACTTTAAAACTGTTTAATTGCAGATGACAGAGCGAAAAACTGGCGTCGCATTCTCCGGTGTCGTGACCTAAATAACGGCTCCTCGCGATCGAGGGGTCTGGTCAGTACAGCTTGCTCGATTTCTCTTACAAGCTCAGTCCCTAAAGGGCTGAGTTACTGACAGTTACTTTGTGGTGGTGTGTGGGCTGACAGTCTGCCGTTGCCGCATTACTTCAATGATGCCTTAGGAGGGAAACTCTCCTAGTATTCTAACTTCTGGCTCCAACAACAGCGACCACCGCTGCTCGACTTGCTGTTGAACGTGGC
It includes:
- a CDS encoding YbaB/EbfC family nucleoid-associated protein, with product MTKSGQGFGFGLGKMKELTEAFKKAQQVQEGAKKLQEELDVMEIEGTAGGGLVKVFLSGNQEPRRVEISPDAIGEGADVVSELVTVAMLDAYTKSTATMREKMEELTGGLNLPGFG